The sequence below is a genomic window from Streptosporangium lutulentum.
CTTGGCGACGGTTCCCCGGATGTCGGCGTAGGTCAGGGCGGCGTCGATCAGGCCCTTGAACAGCGGGTGCGCCCGGGTCGGCCGGGAGCGGAACTCGGGGTGCGCCTGGGTGCCGATGAAGAAGGGGTGCATGTCGGTGGGCAGCTCGGCGTACTCCACCAGGCGGCCGTCGGGCGACAGGCCCGAGAAGACCATGCCGACCTTCTCCAGCTGGTCCCGGTAGGAGTTGTTGACCTCGTAGCGGTGGCGGTGACGCTCGTCCACCTTCGGCTGGCCGTACAGCCGGCGCGCGAGGGAGTCCTCGGCGAGCTTGGCCGGGTAGAGGCCCAGCCGCATGGTGCCGCCCATGTCACGCTCACCGGAGACGACGTCCTCCTGGTCGGCCATGGTGGAGATGACCGGGTGGGTGGTCTCGGCGTCGAACTCGGTGCTGCCCGCGTCCTCGATGCCCGCCAGGTTCCGGGCGGCCTCGATGACCATGCACTGCATGCCCAGGCAGATGCCGAGCAACGGGACCTTGTTCTCCCTCACGTGCCGGACCGCGCCGAGCTTGCCCTCGATGCCCCGCACGCCGAACCCGCCGGGGATGAGCACGCCGTCCACGCCGTCGAGCTCGCGGGCCGCGCCCTCGACGGTCTCGCAGTCGTCGCTCTTCACCCAGCGGATGTTGACGCGGGTGTCGTTGGCGAAGCCGCCGGCGCGCAGCGCCTCGGTGACCGACAGGTAGGCGTCGGGCAGGTCGATGTACTTGCCGACGAGCGCGATCGTGACCTCGTTGGCCGGGCGGTGCACCCGGCGCAGGAGCTGCTCCCACTCCTTCCAGTCCACGTCGCGGAAGGGCAGTCCGAGGCGGCGGACCACATAGGCGTCCAGCCCCTCCGCGTGCAGCACCTTGGGGATGTCGTAGATGCTGGCCGCGTCGATGGCCGAGACGACCGCGTCCTCGTCGACGTCGCACATGAGGCTGATCTTGCGCTTGATCGCGTTCGTGACCGGCCGGTCGGAGCGCAGGACGACCGCGTCGGGCTGGATGCCGATGCTGCGCAGCGCGGCGACCGAGTGCTGGGTCGGCTTGGTCTTCAGCTCGCCGCTCGGCCCGATGTACGGCAGCAGCGAGACGTGGAGGAAGAACACGTTGTCGCGGCCGACCTCGTGGCGGACCTGGCGGACGGCCTCCAGAAAGGGCAGCGACTCGATGTCTCCGACGGTGCCGCCGACCTCGGTGATGACCACGTCCACGTCGGGACCCGCCATGGACCGGATGCGGTCCTTGATCTCGTTGGTGATGTGCGGGATGACCTGCACGGTGTCGCCGAGGTACTCGCCGCGGCGCTCCTTGGCGATCACGTTGGAGTAGACCTGGCCGGTGGTCACGTTCGCCGAGCCGTGCAGCTCCGTGTCGAGGAAGCGTTCGTAGTGGCCGACGTCGAGGTCGGTCTCGGCCCCGTCGTCTGTGACGAAGACCTCACCGTGCTGGAACGGATTCATCGTTCCGGGGTCGACGTTGAGGTAGGGGTCGAGCTTCTGCATGGTCACCCGCAGGCCACGCAGCTTGAGAAGGCGTCCGAGGCTCGACGCCGTCAGTCCCTTACCAAGACTGGAGGCGACGCCGCCGGTGACGAACAGATGTTTGGTGTGTGCGGCGCTGCGCAAGAAGGCTCCCGTGGTCGTTATAGATCAGTCGGCACACCCTGATGAATGGCCTACAGGTCCACGGGCTCTCAGAATATCAAACAGTATCGGCGAAGTGCCCGTCCGTCCCGAACCCGTGTTCCGATCAAACCTGACCAAGCGGTAACTTGAGCCGCTATGTCACTTAGTGGTGCGGCACGGCGTGCTGTGGGCAGTCTCATTCATCGGGGCTGGGCCGCGATCCGTACGGCCGGCGCGGTCACCCCCGTCACTCCCGCCGGATACCGGTTCCGCCGTCTCGGTGAAGGCGCCTGCCTGTCGTTCCCCGTCGGAGCCATCTTCGGCGAGGCCTGGATCGAGATCGGCGAGCACACCCTGGTCGGCGAGCGGGTCTCGATCTCCGCGGGCATGGGCCCGGGGGTCGACCTGGGCCCGGACTCGATCGTGAGGATCGGCGGGAGCTGCTCCATCGGCAGGGGCAGCCACATCGTCGGCCACCAGTCAATCGACATCGGCGAGCATGTGTTCACCGGCCCGTACGTCTACATCACCGACCAGAACCACGTCTACGACGATCCGGAGACGCCGATCGGCCGCCAGTGGCCACGCAACAACCCCGTGGTCATAGGCCCGGGGTCCTGGCTGGGCACCGGCGCGATCATCCTTCCCGGCACCCGGATCGGCAGGCAGTGCGTGGTGGCCGGCGGGGCCGTGGTGCGCGGGGAGTTCCCCGACCACAGCGTGATCGCGGGCATCCCCGCCAAGGTCGTCCGCCGTTACGTGCCCGGCGAGGGGTGGCTGCCGCCCCACCTCGCCGGTGTCCACGGCGCACCCGCGGAGGAGGCCGTCCGGACGCAAACCGCGGCGAGCCGGGCCGAGTACGCGGAGAACGGCGTCCGGGTCCCGTCCCCGGAGATCGGGACCGAACCCGCGGAGCACGCCGTCCGGATCGAGCCCGCCGCCCCGCTCGGCACCTGCTGAGCGAGCCCGCCTCCGCACCGGACAGGGGCCGGATCGTACGGTCACCACCCGCGAAAGCGTGATCTGTGAAGATTCGGCATCGATTTCCCTCCTCCTCCGGTCACCGGGACGTGGCCGCCCCGGTGACCGATCAGATCCAGCCGAGCTCCGAGGCGATCCGCACGGCGTCAGCGCGGTCGCGCGCTCTCGTTTTGACGATGACGCCGGAGATGTAGTCGCGGACCGTGGCCGCCGACAGGCAGAGCTCGGCGGCGACCTCCCCGGTGGAGGCCCCCCTGCCCAGCGCGGCGAGCACCGCGCGCTCCCGCTCGGTGAGCGGGCCGGCCCGGCGGCCCGTCTCCGCGGCGGCCAGCGCCGGGTCGATGAACCGCTCTCCCGCCGCGACCCTGCGAATGCTCTCGGCCAGCCGTTCGGCCGGCGCGTCCTTGAGCAGGAACCCGGTCGCGCCGGCGTCGAGGGCCCGCCGCAGATGGCCCGTCTGTGCCGCCCCCGTGAGGATCAGCACGCGACACTCGGGAAGCGCCTCCCTCAGCAGAGCGGTCGCGGCGATGCCGTCGAGGCCGGGCAGCTCGATGTCGACGACCGCGACGTCGGGCCTGAACTCCAGCGCCCTGCCCACCACCCGGTCGCCCCTGCCGGTCTCGGCCACCACCTCGATGGTGCCGGTGAGGCTCAGCAGGGCCGCCCGTGTCCCCCTGACGACCCCATGATCCTCAGCAAGAAGTACGCGAATCACCGGTCCTCACCTTTCCCCGTCACATTCGGTGGTTCCACCCCCGGCTCGGCCCCGTCCCCCGGACGGGCGATCGACGAACGGCGGGCGGACGTCACCGGGGTGTCCGCCCTCGGCTCGAACCCGGCGCCCCGTCCCCGCGGGCCGCCGTCTCACCGTTTATCTCCTCCACCCGCCCGTTATCTCCTCCACCCGCCCGCGCACTCCGAGAAGTCCCGCTTCCCCCCTCACCGGAGCCGGCGAGACCGGGCACCCCGTCGCCGCGCATGGACGGCGGTATCCGCCCGTCGCGTGCGATCATCTCGACCGAGCGACTCCGAGCGACTCCGCGCGGCTCAGCCCACCTGCGTCATGAGATGCTTTTCGAGGGGCGGTGGGTATCTGGACTGCCCACCGCCCCTTTTTCCGGTCCTGCGGAATCCCGCGAGAAGCGATTCGCCGAGCAGCGTCCACGGCCCGCCGCCGCAGCGACTCCCGACCTCCTCGCCCGACTACGTGGCGGCGGACATCCGGACCGCCCGCCGCTCCCCACGATTTACAAAGCGACAATTACCACTAGAAGCATCTAGCGCGCATATATCGTGATATTTATTATCAATTAAATGCCCTTATCGACCCTCGGCCGGAGGGCGGCGGGGTGGCCGCCACGAGGCCCCCGCCGGCGCCGCAGCCTCGGCGCCGCGTCGGACCCGGAATGCCGTACAACACCGCCGCGGCCGACCCCGGCGCCACCTGTGCCGGGGTTCCCATCCCCCGGACCGTCACGACGGTCGGCGCCGGACAGGACGCCTCCACCGGAGACCACCGCCCCACCCGCGGGCTCAGCGACGACGGCCCGACACCGAGCGGCCTTCCCCGTCTCTCCGCCCCAGGCCGGGCCCGCAAAGCCCTCGGAAGATAACGGCAATTATTTTTTCCGGAAACCGACATCAACCCTCCTGCCATATTATGGGGACATTCACGTTCGAATCGTTTAAATAGGAGAGAACCATCCACGTGGAGGTTCGATGCTCGCGGTTCTGACCGGCCTTGGCCTGTCCACGGCGGCCGGGCTCAACGCCTATATCCCACTGCTGGTCGTCGGCCTGCTCGCCAACTTCACCGATCAGGTACGGCTGCCGCAGGAGTTCGCCTGGCTGTCCAACGGCTGGGTGCTCGCCATCATCGGCGTGCTGCTGCTCGCCGAGGTCGTGCTCGACAAGGTCCCGGTGGTGGACAGCGTCAACGACATGATCCAGACCGTCGTCCGCCCGGCCTCCGGCGGGGTGGTGTTCAGCGCCACCGAGGCGGCGGCCCGGCTCGACGGTTCGACCTGGATGAGCCACAACCCCTGGCTCAGCTGGGTTCTGGGCATCGGGATCGCGCTGGCCGTGCACCTGATGAAATCGGCCGCCAGGCCGGTGGTCAACGCCTCGACGGCCGGGGTGGGCGCACCCGTGATCAGCACGGTGGAGGACGCCGGATCACTCGGCATGAGCCTGATCGCGATCTTCCTGCCGGTCCTGGTCGTCGTCGCGGTGGCGGCGCTGGCGTTGTTCGCGTGGTGGACGTTCCGCAAGGTACGGCGCCGCCGCGCGGTCCGGCGAAGTCCGGTCTGACGCACGGTCCGGTGTGATCCGGCCTGACCCACGGTCGGGTCGGGCATCCGGACCGTGGGTCGGGCACACGGTCCGGTCGGGCACACGGTCCAATAGGATCCGGTCTGATCGGTGATCGCGTACGAAGAAGTCCGATCGATCAACGACCGCGCACACACGGATGCGCGGGCTATGCTCGAAGCAGCTTGTTTCGCCCCATCGGGAGGTGGCTCCGATCGGCACTTTCCTCACCATCGTGCTGGTGATATTGCTGTTCTTACTCCTCGCGGGGATAGCCGGGGTCTACCTGCTGGTCAAGGTCGGGAAAAAGGCCACCAAGAAGGCCCGCAAGATGACCACCCACGTGGCTTCCCAGGTGGCGGCGATGGGCCCCGGCGACGCCGCCGCGACCGAGCGGATGCGCCTGGACCTGCGCCGGGAGGTCTCCCTGACCCGCCAGGCGGTGGACCACGCGCTGCGCGACGGGTGGGGACTGGGCGACCTGCCCCAGCTCGTCGCCGAGATCGGCGCACACGCCGATCAGCTCGACGCCCAGCTCGGCCAGTACGCCCAGCACAGTCGCGTCTCCGCCTACGTCGACCATGCCTCCCTGGACCGTCTGCGCGAGCACCACGCCAAGCTGACCACGTCCTGCGCCCGGATCCGCGCCGACCTGCTCAACGACCAGATGGCGCACTCGGCCGGCGGCATCAACGACATCCAGAGCCGCACCGACCTGGAGATCGAGGCCCGCCGCCGGGCCCCCGACCCCCTGGACCAGATCGACGAGCTCTACAACCGCACGATGGTCAACCGCTCCCGCCCCGACGATCACCACTGAGCCGTCCTGAACGGGCGGCGGTGAGTCATGCGGCCGGGACGTCTTCGGCCGGCCGGGCGGGTTCGGGGTCGACCAGGTGTGCCCGTTTGGGCAGCAGGAGCGGGGTGGCGAGCAGGAGGACACCGGAGACGGTGATCGCCGCGAGGGGGCTGGTGAGCGTGGCGAGAACGCCCCAGATCGTCATGAGGGCGGCCTGCACGAGTTTGCTGCTGGCACCCCATGCGCTGAGGACTTGGGCGGCGTGATCCGCGGGGGTCCGTTGCAGGCGTTCCGTGGCGTAGATCGGGTTGAAAACGCCCATGCATGTGATCAGCAGGCCCTCGACGACGATCACGGTGAGGAGTCCGGTGACGCCGGGGTGAACGAACGCGAGACCGAGCGGGAAGATCGATCGCAGCCAGCCGGAGACGGCCATGACCCGGTGCCGGCCGTAACGCTTCACGAGGCGTGCGGAGAGGCGGGCGCCCACGAAGCCGCCGAGTGCCGGGACGCCGAAGGCAAGCCCGTACTCCAAGGCCGAGAAGTGGTATTCGCCCAGCAGGAGGACGGCGAGAAGCGGGACGGTGGCCATGATCAGGCCGCTGACCAGGATCCCGTTGAAAAACAGGCGCCGTAGTACGCGGTCGTGGAGGATGAATCGCCAGCCACGGAGAAGGTCGGCTCCGCGCAGCCTGGTGGCCGGGTCACGGGGGGTCGCGACGTCGCCGCCGCGGATGCGCAGGACCCCGAACGCGGACAGCAGGTAGCTGAGGGCGTCGGCCACGAGGGTGACGACCGGGCCGAGCAGCCCGATGAGCGCGCCGCCGAGGGGCGGTCCGGCCGCGGTCGCCACCCAGCTCGTGCCCTCGAACCTCCCGTTCGCGGTAAGGAGGTGATCGCCGCGGACGAGGTGTTTCAGGTACGCGCCGGAGGCGGCGGTGAAGGCGATGCTCGCGGTTCCGGAGATGACCGAGACGACCAGCAGCTGGCCGTAGGACAGCAAGCCGAGGAAGTACGCGAACGGAACACTCGCCATCGCGAGGAACCGAACCAGGTCCATCGCGATCATCACCGGGCGCTTGGGCCGGCGCTCGACCCACGGCCCGAGCGGGAACGCGATGATCGCCGCGACGGCGAGCCCGGCCGCCTCCAGGAGCGAAACCGCGAATGCGGACGAGTGCAGCACTTGAACCGCGATGAGCGGGAACGCCCCGAAGGCGATCCACGTGCCGTACGTGCTGACGGCGTAGGCCGACCACAGCCAGCCGAAGTCGGACCCCAATTTCACACGCACGTGACTCCCTTGTGACAACCGATATTTGTGTCCCTGAATCACATCGCCTACAGGAGTGCAGGATCAAACAACTTCCTTTCAGCGAG
It includes:
- a CDS encoding CTP synthase — translated: MRSAAHTKHLFVTGGVASSLGKGLTASSLGRLLKLRGLRVTMQKLDPYLNVDPGTMNPFQHGEVFVTDDGAETDLDVGHYERFLDTELHGSANVTTGQVYSNVIAKERRGEYLGDTVQVIPHITNEIKDRIRSMAGPDVDVVITEVGGTVGDIESLPFLEAVRQVRHEVGRDNVFFLHVSLLPYIGPSGELKTKPTQHSVAALRSIGIQPDAVVLRSDRPVTNAIKRKISLMCDVDEDAVVSAIDAASIYDIPKVLHAEGLDAYVVRRLGLPFRDVDWKEWEQLLRRVHRPANEVTIALVGKYIDLPDAYLSVTEALRAGGFANDTRVNIRWVKSDDCETVEGAARELDGVDGVLIPGGFGVRGIEGKLGAVRHVRENKVPLLGICLGMQCMVIEAARNLAGIEDAGSTEFDAETTHPVISTMADQEDVVSGERDMGGTMRLGLYPAKLAEDSLARRLYGQPKVDERHRHRYEVNNSYRDQLEKVGMVFSGLSPDGRLVEYAELPTDMHPFFIGTQAHPEFRSRPTRAHPLFKGLIDAALTYADIRGTVAKAGRGK
- a CDS encoding DUF4126 domain-containing protein, with the protein product MLAVLTGLGLSTAAGLNAYIPLLVVGLLANFTDQVRLPQEFAWLSNGWVLAIIGVLLLAEVVLDKVPVVDSVNDMIQTVVRPASGGVVFSATEAAARLDGSTWMSHNPWLSWVLGIGIALAVHLMKSAARPVVNASTAGVGAPVISTVEDAGSLGMSLIAIFLPVLVVVAVAALALFAWWTFRKVRRRRAVRRSPV
- a CDS encoding MFS transporter translates to MRVKLGSDFGWLWSAYAVSTYGTWIAFGAFPLIAVQVLHSSAFAVSLLEAAGLAVAAIIAFPLGPWVERRPKRPVMIAMDLVRFLAMASVPFAYFLGLLSYGQLLVVSVISGTASIAFTAASGAYLKHLVRGDHLLTANGRFEGTSWVATAAGPPLGGALIGLLGPVVTLVADALSYLLSAFGVLRIRGGDVATPRDPATRLRGADLLRGWRFILHDRVLRRLFFNGILVSGLIMATVPLLAVLLLGEYHFSALEYGLAFGVPALGGFVGARLSARLVKRYGRHRVMAVSGWLRSIFPLGLAFVHPGVTGLLTVIVVEGLLITCMGVFNPIYATERLQRTPADHAAQVLSAWGASSKLVQAALMTIWGVLATLTSPLAAITVSGVLLLATPLLLPKRAHLVDPEPARPAEDVPAA
- a CDS encoding response regulator transcription factor, whose translation is MIRVLLAEDHGVVRGTRAALLSLTGTIEVVAETGRGDRVVGRALEFRPDVAVVDIELPGLDGIAATALLREALPECRVLILTGAAQTGHLRRALDAGATGFLLKDAPAERLAESIRRVAAGERFIDPALAAAETGRRAGPLTERERAVLAALGRGASTGEVAAELCLSAATVRDYISGVIVKTRARDRADAVRIASELGWI
- a CDS encoding acyltransferase translates to MGSLIHRGWAAIRTAGAVTPVTPAGYRFRRLGEGACLSFPVGAIFGEAWIEIGEHTLVGERVSISAGMGPGVDLGPDSIVRIGGSCSIGRGSHIVGHQSIDIGEHVFTGPYVYITDQNHVYDDPETPIGRQWPRNNPVVIGPGSWLGTGAIILPGTRIGRQCVVAGGAVVRGEFPDHSVIAGIPAKVVRRYVPGEGWLPPHLAGVHGAPAEEAVRTQTAASRAEYAENGVRVPSPEIGTEPAEHAVRIEPAAPLGTC